A window from Gossypium raimondii isolate GPD5lz chromosome 7, ASM2569854v1, whole genome shotgun sequence encodes these proteins:
- the LOC105793507 gene encoding MLO-like protein 6 isoform X2 — translation MAGGSGGRTLEETPTWAVAVVCFALVLISIIIEHILHMIGKWLKNKHKRALYEALEKIKSDICISKEIAATWHPCNKKQEEKLNESDDQDKTDTEHRRRLLTVSNSGVVIRRSLAGPSVDKCAAQGKVPFVSSEGIHQLHLFIFVLALFHVLYCVLTLALGTAKMKRWKRWEKETGTIEYQFSHDPERFRFARETSFGRRHLSFWTQNPILMRIVCFFRQFVRSVPKVDYLTLRHGFIMAHLAPHSETKFDFQKYINRSLEEDFNVVVGISPPIWFFAVLFLLLNTHGWFSYLWLPFIPLIIILLVGTKLQVIITKMGLRIQERGEVVKGVPVVEPGDDLFWFDRPRLILYLINFVLFQNAFQLAFFACTWYEFGSKSCFHEHVEDVVIRISMGILVQILCSYVTLPLYALVTQMGTNMKPTIFNERVATALRNWHHTAKKHIKHNKGSVTPFSSRPNTPSHHTSPVHLLRNYRSEVDSLHTSPRRSNFDIELSDTDSLSPSPPNHTEGSSTSHHHVNMEDQVQVDYIDNDINELNFNERRELTQHEINIELKDFSFDRRTTSI, via the exons atgGCAGGGGGAAGTGGAGGAAGAACTCTGGAGGAAACACCCACATGGGCTGTTGCTGTTGTTTGTTTTGCTTTGGTTTTGATTTCAATCATCATTGAACACATTCTCCATATGATTGGAAAG TGGTTGAAGAACAAGCATAAACGAGCACTTTATGAAGCACTGGAAAAGATTAAATCAG ATATATGCATATCGAAGGAAATTGCAGCTACTTGGCATCCATGCAATAAGaaacaagaagagaaattgaatGAATCTGATGATCAAGATAAAACAGATACCGAGCATCGCCGGAGACTTCTCACTGTCTCGAACTCGGGTGTAGTTATCCGGCGTTCATTGGCGGGACCTTCAGTGGACAAATGTGCAGCTCAG GGTAAAGTGCCGTTTGTGTCATCGGAAGGAATCCACCAACTTCACCTTTTCATATTTGTGCTAGCTCTTTTTCATGTCCTTTATTGTGTTCTTACATTGGCACTGGGGACAGCCAAG ATGAAAAGGTGGAAGAGATGGGAAAAGGAAACAGGAACAATCGAATATCAGTTCTCACATG ATCCGGAGCGGTTCAGATTTGCAAGGGAAACATCATTTGGAAGGAGGCATCTTAGCTTTTGGACCCAAAACCCCATTCTTATGCGGATT gtGTGTTTCTTTAGACAGTTTGTTAGGTCAGTCCCTAAAGTTGATTACTTGACTCTCCGACATGGATTTATTATG gCACACTTGGCACCCCATAGCGAAAccaaatttgattttcaaaaatatattaatagatCATTGGAAGAAGATTTCAATGTTGTTGTGGGCATTAG CCCTCCAATATGGTTTTTTGCTGTACTCTTCCTACTCCTCAACACTCATG GATGGTTTTCTTATCTATGGCTCCCATTTATCCCATTGATT ATCATACTGCTAGTGGGCACAAAGTTACAAGTGATAATAACAAAGATGGGGCTAAGAATTCAAGAGAGAGGAGAAGTAGTAAAAGGAGTGCCAGTGGTTGAGCCCGGCGATGACCTTTTCTGGTTCGACCGCCCCCGCCTCATTCTCTATCTTATCAATTTCGTTCTTTTCCAG aaTGCTTTCCAGCTTGCATTCTTTGCATGTACTTGG TATGAATTTGGATCAAAGTCTTGCTTCCATGAGCATGTGGAAGATGTCGTCATCAGAATTTCAATGGG GATTCTAGTTCAAATTCTTTGCAGCTACGTCACACTACCTCTTTACGCCCTTGTTACACAG ATGGGTACAAACATGAAACCAACCATATTCAATGAAAGGGTAGCGACGGCTCTAAGGAATTGGCATCACACGGCTAAGAAACACATCAAACATAACAAGGGTTCAGTCACCCCATTTTCAAGCAGGCCAAACACCCCCTCTCATCACACCTCCCCGGTTCATCTCCTTAGAAACTACCGGAGCGAAGTCGACAGTCTCCATACTTCTCCTAGGAGATCCAACTTTGATATCGAGCTTTCAGACACGGATTCTTTGTCCCCATCCCCCCCTAATCACACCGAAGGTTCCTCCACTTCTCACCACCATGTTAATATGGAGGATCAAGTTCAAGTAGACTACATCGATAATGACATAAATGAACTAAACTTTAATGAACGACGTGAACTCACACAACATGAAATTAACATCGAGTTGAAAGATTTTTCATTCGATAGAAGGACAACtagtatatga
- the LOC105793507 gene encoding MLO-like protein 6 isoform X1: MAGGSGGRTLEETPTWAVAVVCFALVLISIIIEHILHMIGKWLKNKHKRALYEALEKIKSELMLLGFISLLLTVGQGLISDICISKEIAATWHPCNKKQEEKLNESDDQDKTDTEHRRRLLTVSNSGVVIRRSLAGPSVDKCAAQGKVPFVSSEGIHQLHLFIFVLALFHVLYCVLTLALGTAKMKRWKRWEKETGTIEYQFSHDPERFRFARETSFGRRHLSFWTQNPILMRIVCFFRQFVRSVPKVDYLTLRHGFIMAHLAPHSETKFDFQKYINRSLEEDFNVVVGISPPIWFFAVLFLLLNTHGWFSYLWLPFIPLIIILLVGTKLQVIITKMGLRIQERGEVVKGVPVVEPGDDLFWFDRPRLILYLINFVLFQNAFQLAFFACTWYEFGSKSCFHEHVEDVVIRISMGILVQILCSYVTLPLYALVTQMGTNMKPTIFNERVATALRNWHHTAKKHIKHNKGSVTPFSSRPNTPSHHTSPVHLLRNYRSEVDSLHTSPRRSNFDIELSDTDSLSPSPPNHTEGSSTSHHHVNMEDQVQVDYIDNDINELNFNERRELTQHEINIELKDFSFDRRTTSI, translated from the exons atgGCAGGGGGAAGTGGAGGAAGAACTCTGGAGGAAACACCCACATGGGCTGTTGCTGTTGTTTGTTTTGCTTTGGTTTTGATTTCAATCATCATTGAACACATTCTCCATATGATTGGAAAG TGGTTGAAGAACAAGCATAAACGAGCACTTTATGAAGCACTGGAAAAGATTAAATCAG AGCTTATGCTGCTGGGATTTATATCCTTGCTTCTAACAGTAGGACAAGGTTTAATATCAGATATATGCATATCGAAGGAAATTGCAGCTACTTGGCATCCATGCAATAAGaaacaagaagagaaattgaatGAATCTGATGATCAAGATAAAACAGATACCGAGCATCGCCGGAGACTTCTCACTGTCTCGAACTCGGGTGTAGTTATCCGGCGTTCATTGGCGGGACCTTCAGTGGACAAATGTGCAGCTCAG GGTAAAGTGCCGTTTGTGTCATCGGAAGGAATCCACCAACTTCACCTTTTCATATTTGTGCTAGCTCTTTTTCATGTCCTTTATTGTGTTCTTACATTGGCACTGGGGACAGCCAAG ATGAAAAGGTGGAAGAGATGGGAAAAGGAAACAGGAACAATCGAATATCAGTTCTCACATG ATCCGGAGCGGTTCAGATTTGCAAGGGAAACATCATTTGGAAGGAGGCATCTTAGCTTTTGGACCCAAAACCCCATTCTTATGCGGATT gtGTGTTTCTTTAGACAGTTTGTTAGGTCAGTCCCTAAAGTTGATTACTTGACTCTCCGACATGGATTTATTATG gCACACTTGGCACCCCATAGCGAAAccaaatttgattttcaaaaatatattaatagatCATTGGAAGAAGATTTCAATGTTGTTGTGGGCATTAG CCCTCCAATATGGTTTTTTGCTGTACTCTTCCTACTCCTCAACACTCATG GATGGTTTTCTTATCTATGGCTCCCATTTATCCCATTGATT ATCATACTGCTAGTGGGCACAAAGTTACAAGTGATAATAACAAAGATGGGGCTAAGAATTCAAGAGAGAGGAGAAGTAGTAAAAGGAGTGCCAGTGGTTGAGCCCGGCGATGACCTTTTCTGGTTCGACCGCCCCCGCCTCATTCTCTATCTTATCAATTTCGTTCTTTTCCAG aaTGCTTTCCAGCTTGCATTCTTTGCATGTACTTGG TATGAATTTGGATCAAAGTCTTGCTTCCATGAGCATGTGGAAGATGTCGTCATCAGAATTTCAATGGG GATTCTAGTTCAAATTCTTTGCAGCTACGTCACACTACCTCTTTACGCCCTTGTTACACAG ATGGGTACAAACATGAAACCAACCATATTCAATGAAAGGGTAGCGACGGCTCTAAGGAATTGGCATCACACGGCTAAGAAACACATCAAACATAACAAGGGTTCAGTCACCCCATTTTCAAGCAGGCCAAACACCCCCTCTCATCACACCTCCCCGGTTCATCTCCTTAGAAACTACCGGAGCGAAGTCGACAGTCTCCATACTTCTCCTAGGAGATCCAACTTTGATATCGAGCTTTCAGACACGGATTCTTTGTCCCCATCCCCCCCTAATCACACCGAAGGTTCCTCCACTTCTCACCACCATGTTAATATGGAGGATCAAGTTCAAGTAGACTACATCGATAATGACATAAATGAACTAAACTTTAATGAACGACGTGAACTCACACAACATGAAATTAACATCGAGTTGAAAGATTTTTCATTCGATAGAAGGACAACtagtatatga
- the LOC105793507 gene encoding MLO-like protein 6 isoform X3: MAGGSGGRTLEETPTWAVAVVCFALVLISIIIEHILHMIGKWLKNKHKRALYEALEKIKSELMLLGFISLLLTVGQGLISDICISKEIAATWHPCNKKQEEKLNESDDQDKTDTEHRRRLLTVSNSGVVIRRSLAGPSVDKCAAQGKVPFVSSEGIHQLHLFIFVLALFHVLYCVLTLALGTAKMKRWKRWEKETGTIEYQFSHDPERFRFARETSFGRRHLSFWTQNPILMRIVCFFRQFVRSVPKVDYLTLRHGFIMAHLAPHSETKFDFQKYINRSLEEDFNVVVGISPPIWFFAVLFLLLNTHGWFSYLWLPFIPLIIILLVGTKLQVIITKMGLRIQERGEVVKGVPVVEPGDDLFWFDRPRLILYLINFVLFQNAFQLAFFACTWYEFGSKSCFHEHVEDVVIRISMGWVQT; encoded by the exons atgGCAGGGGGAAGTGGAGGAAGAACTCTGGAGGAAACACCCACATGGGCTGTTGCTGTTGTTTGTTTTGCTTTGGTTTTGATTTCAATCATCATTGAACACATTCTCCATATGATTGGAAAG TGGTTGAAGAACAAGCATAAACGAGCACTTTATGAAGCACTGGAAAAGATTAAATCAG AGCTTATGCTGCTGGGATTTATATCCTTGCTTCTAACAGTAGGACAAGGTTTAATATCAGATATATGCATATCGAAGGAAATTGCAGCTACTTGGCATCCATGCAATAAGaaacaagaagagaaattgaatGAATCTGATGATCAAGATAAAACAGATACCGAGCATCGCCGGAGACTTCTCACTGTCTCGAACTCGGGTGTAGTTATCCGGCGTTCATTGGCGGGACCTTCAGTGGACAAATGTGCAGCTCAG GGTAAAGTGCCGTTTGTGTCATCGGAAGGAATCCACCAACTTCACCTTTTCATATTTGTGCTAGCTCTTTTTCATGTCCTTTATTGTGTTCTTACATTGGCACTGGGGACAGCCAAG ATGAAAAGGTGGAAGAGATGGGAAAAGGAAACAGGAACAATCGAATATCAGTTCTCACATG ATCCGGAGCGGTTCAGATTTGCAAGGGAAACATCATTTGGAAGGAGGCATCTTAGCTTTTGGACCCAAAACCCCATTCTTATGCGGATT gtGTGTTTCTTTAGACAGTTTGTTAGGTCAGTCCCTAAAGTTGATTACTTGACTCTCCGACATGGATTTATTATG gCACACTTGGCACCCCATAGCGAAAccaaatttgattttcaaaaatatattaatagatCATTGGAAGAAGATTTCAATGTTGTTGTGGGCATTAG CCCTCCAATATGGTTTTTTGCTGTACTCTTCCTACTCCTCAACACTCATG GATGGTTTTCTTATCTATGGCTCCCATTTATCCCATTGATT ATCATACTGCTAGTGGGCACAAAGTTACAAGTGATAATAACAAAGATGGGGCTAAGAATTCAAGAGAGAGGAGAAGTAGTAAAAGGAGTGCCAGTGGTTGAGCCCGGCGATGACCTTTTCTGGTTCGACCGCCCCCGCCTCATTCTCTATCTTATCAATTTCGTTCTTTTCCAG aaTGCTTTCCAGCTTGCATTCTTTGCATGTACTTGG TATGAATTTGGATCAAAGTCTTGCTTCCATGAGCATGTGGAAGATGTCGTCATCAGAATTTCAATGGG ATGGGTACAAACATGA